One region of Streptomyces davaonensis JCM 4913 genomic DNA includes:
- a CDS encoding FxLYD domain-containing protein, with protein sequence MRTGPLRPRSPSRTRSVAMAVAGILVAALSAVSLVSCGSDDDDSGDTAATRTRTAPNTADFSGTAPTALESLAESVKASLSAVASSVSARASEFEASVSAEVARANAAAQEQLKDVEGRGNATADVSLTGKPRADTGGLLAVVVNITNSTDQTASYAVQVDFSDSDGNVVETRYVGAEDLEPGERAQPLAISRKPPEPKLTAAIAKAQRY encoded by the coding sequence ATGCGCACAGGCCCCCTGCGACCGAGAAGCCCGTCCCGGACCCGTTCGGTGGCCATGGCGGTGGCCGGAATCCTGGTCGCCGCCCTGAGCGCGGTCTCGCTCGTGTCGTGCGGTTCGGACGACGACGACAGCGGCGACACCGCGGCCACCAGGACCCGTACGGCTCCCAACACCGCGGACTTCTCCGGCACCGCGCCGACCGCACTGGAGTCGCTGGCCGAGTCGGTCAAGGCGTCCCTGTCCGCGGTGGCCTCGTCCGTCTCGGCGCGCGCCTCGGAGTTCGAGGCCTCCGTCTCCGCCGAGGTGGCCCGCGCCAACGCCGCCGCGCAGGAGCAGTTGAAGGACGTCGAGGGGCGCGGCAACGCCACGGCCGACGTCTCCCTCACCGGAAAGCCCCGGGCGGACACCGGCGGACTGCTCGCCGTGGTCGTCAACATCACCAACAGCACGGACCAGACCGCCTCCTACGCCGTGCAGGTCGACTTCAGCGACTCCGACGGCAACGTCGTGGAGACCCGTTACGTCGGCGCGGAGGACCTGGAGCCCGGGGAGCGGGCCCAGCCCCTCGCCATCAGCCGCAAGCCTCCCGAGCCGAAGCTGACGGCGGCGATCGCCAAGGCGCAGCGCTACTGA
- a CDS encoding SDR family NAD(P)-dependent oxidoreductase has product MTGLHGKVVVVTGAARGQGAAEADALTRAGARVVATDLEPAGDCRRLDVTSAEEWARLAAALAESYGQVHGLVNNAGITWRARLDAVRPEDFARVHAVNVTGPLLGIQHLARLMPSGASIVNVGSSAALTGHYPVAYTASKWALRGLSKAAATELGPRGIRVNTVHPGFIETDMTASAAPAFRAANLRETPLGRTGTVDEVAAVVVFLLSDAASFITGAEIPVDGGLTAHGGVKSISDALQ; this is encoded by the coding sequence ATGACCGGACTGCACGGCAAGGTCGTCGTGGTGACCGGCGCCGCGCGCGGCCAGGGCGCCGCCGAAGCCGACGCCCTGACCCGGGCCGGCGCCCGGGTCGTCGCCACGGACCTGGAGCCCGCCGGCGACTGCCGCCGCCTCGACGTCACCAGCGCGGAGGAGTGGGCGCGACTGGCCGCGGCACTGGCGGAGTCGTACGGCCAGGTCCACGGGCTGGTCAACAACGCCGGAATCACCTGGCGGGCCCGCCTGGACGCCGTACGCCCCGAGGACTTCGCCCGGGTCCACGCGGTCAACGTCACCGGCCCACTCCTCGGCATCCAGCACCTCGCTCGGCTGATGCCGTCCGGCGCGTCGATCGTGAACGTCGGCTCCTCGGCCGCGCTCACCGGGCACTACCCGGTGGCGTACACGGCGAGCAAATGGGCGCTGCGCGGGCTGTCGAAGGCGGCGGCGACGGAGCTGGGGCCGCGCGGCATCCGGGTGAACACCGTCCACCCCGGGTTCATCGAGACGGACATGACCGCCTCCGCCGCCCCGGCCTTCCGCGCGGCGAACCTGCGGGAGACACCGCTCGGCCGGACCGGCACGGTGGACGAGGTGGCCGCTGTGGTGGTGTTCCTGCTCTCCGACGCGGCCTCCTTCATCACCGGCGCCGAGATCCCGGTCGACGGCGGCCTCACCGCGCACGGCGGGGTGAAGTCGATCTCGGACGCGCTTCAGTAG
- a CDS encoding fumarylacetoacetate hydrolase family protein has product MRIATYLHEGRRCHGIVEDDTVRALPEGTSPVQAAYGTRPVGPPVPLADVRLLAPLEPATLRDFVTFEEHVEGVRRSVDGVGGVPEAWYDAPTFYFTNPYAVIGPYDDVPVPPGSSLLDFELEVAAVIGREGRDLTPERARDHIVGYTILNDWSARDLQSREMQVRLGPCKGKDTAATLGPYLVTADELEPYRDGDGFLRLALTAAVNGEVVGEDLLSNMSWTFEEMAAYASRGTLVRPGDVLGSGTCGNGGCLAELWGVRGEQSPPPLKPGDTVTLTVEGIGTVSNTVVAGADPVPLPTARLRRRERP; this is encoded by the coding sequence ATGCGCATAGCCACCTATCTGCACGAGGGCCGCCGCTGCCACGGCATCGTCGAGGACGACACCGTGCGCGCCCTGCCCGAGGGAACCTCACCGGTGCAAGCGGCGTACGGGACACGGCCGGTGGGCCCTCCCGTGCCCCTGGCGGACGTACGCCTGCTGGCGCCCCTGGAGCCCGCCACCCTGCGGGACTTCGTCACCTTCGAGGAACACGTCGAAGGCGTACGACGGTCCGTGGACGGCGTCGGAGGGGTGCCCGAGGCCTGGTACGACGCGCCGACGTTCTACTTCACCAACCCGTACGCGGTGATCGGCCCGTACGACGACGTGCCCGTGCCGCCGGGATCGTCGCTGCTGGACTTCGAGCTCGAAGTCGCCGCCGTCATCGGCCGGGAGGGCCGTGACCTCACCCCGGAGCGGGCCCGCGACCACATCGTCGGCTACACGATCCTCAACGACTGGTCCGCACGCGATCTCCAGTCCCGGGAGATGCAGGTCCGGCTCGGCCCCTGCAAGGGCAAGGACACGGCCGCCACGCTGGGGCCGTACCTGGTCACCGCCGATGAACTGGAGCCGTACCGGGACGGCGACGGGTTCCTTCGGCTGGCCCTGACCGCCGCCGTGAACGGCGAGGTCGTCGGCGAGGATCTGCTGTCCAACATGAGCTGGACCTTCGAGGAGATGGCCGCCTACGCCTCGCGGGGCACCCTCGTCCGGCCGGGTGACGTCCTCGGCTCGGGCACCTGCGGCAACGGCGGCTGCCTGGCGGAATTGTGGGGCGTGCGGGGCGAGCAGTCACCGCCGCCGCTTAAGCCCGGGGACACCGTCACGCTCACCGTCGAGGGCATCGGGACCGTCTCGAACACGGTCGTCGCCGGCGCCGATCCGGTGCCGCTGCCGACCGCCCGGCTCCGCCGCCGGGAGCGGCCATGA
- a CDS encoding VOC family protein, with protein sequence MRLLTHLRHVDLAVPDYDKQLDFYAGVWGLTKVAEDSGISFLAAEGSPEQYVVRLRRAEEKRLDLVSYGAASPADVDTLAERLLAGGVELISRPGKVDTPGGGYGFRFFDVDGRSVEVSAEVEVRQHRRIEEKESIPVKLSHVVLNSPDLNRTREWYERHLGFRLSDTLSSPHMGEVMHFLRISNQHHSMAIAQGPHTSLHHVSFEMRGLDEYMRGSGRVMRAGFRKVWGPGRHMAGDNTFTYFLDPHGNTVEYTTELEELDEDTWHPHVYDFSQPEVTDQWGTANPMNELVAKESFNDVDRGCFVAPPV encoded by the coding sequence ATGCGCCTGCTCACCCATCTGCGGCACGTCGACCTCGCCGTGCCCGACTACGACAAGCAGCTCGACTTCTACGCCGGCGTCTGGGGCCTGACCAAGGTCGCCGAGGACTCCGGCATCTCCTTCCTCGCCGCCGAGGGCTCGCCCGAGCAGTACGTCGTCCGCCTGCGCAGGGCCGAGGAGAAGCGCCTCGACCTCGTCTCCTACGGCGCCGCGAGCCCGGCCGACGTGGACACGCTCGCCGAGCGACTGCTCGCGGGCGGAGTCGAGTTGATCTCCCGGCCGGGCAAGGTCGACACCCCCGGCGGCGGTTACGGCTTCCGCTTCTTCGACGTCGACGGACGCTCCGTCGAGGTCTCCGCCGAGGTGGAGGTGCGACAGCACCGCAGGATCGAGGAGAAGGAGTCGATCCCGGTCAAGCTGTCGCACGTGGTCCTCAACTCCCCGGATCTCAACCGGACTCGGGAGTGGTACGAGCGTCACCTCGGCTTCCGGCTCTCCGACACGCTCAGCTCACCGCACATGGGCGAGGTCATGCACTTCCTGCGGATCAGCAACCAGCACCATTCCATGGCCATCGCCCAAGGTCCGCACACCTCCCTGCACCACGTCTCCTTCGAGATGCGCGGCCTGGACGAGTACATGCGCGGCTCGGGCCGGGTGATGCGCGCCGGCTTCCGGAAGGTCTGGGGGCCGGGACGGCACATGGCGGGCGACAACACCTTCACCTACTTCCTCGACCCGCACGGCAACACCGTCGAGTACACGACCGAGTTGGAGGAACTGGACGAGGACACCTGGCATCCGCACGTCTACGACTTCTCGCAGCCCGAGGTCACCGACCAGTGGGGCACCGCGAACCCGATGAACGAACTGGTCGCCAAGGAGTCCTTCAACGACGTCGACCGCGGCTGCTTCGTCGCCCCGCCGGTGTGA
- a CDS encoding amidohydrolase family protein, with product MTTPTVDVHAHVLLPEVDALVAGLPGHAQAKELDARRNGPMALAVNGPMVGARIPHLTDVTARLTAMDAQGVDIQLVSPSPSHYHPWTDEETAEKISRLANEATAAHCAHAPERLYGLGLVPLQHPKLVVPALEHALEQGLLGVEISSHAPGRELSDPAYEPLWARAEKTGALLFLHPFGCTLDERLNRWYLSNTVGQPTENAVALSHLIFSGVLDRYPGLKLIAAHGGGYLPTHIGRSDHAWRVRPDARGCGREPSSYLRQLYFDSLVHDPHTLRELVRAAGPDRVLLGSDFPFDMGTEDPLGALRAAHLSDADFHAVRGGNAAALLPKE from the coding sequence GTGACGACACCCACGGTTGATGTGCACGCGCACGTCCTGCTGCCCGAAGTCGACGCCCTCGTCGCCGGACTGCCCGGACATGCCCAGGCCAAGGAACTCGACGCCCGCCGCAACGGCCCCATGGCCCTCGCCGTCAACGGGCCCATGGTCGGCGCCCGCATCCCACACCTGACCGACGTCACCGCCCGCCTGACCGCGATGGACGCCCAGGGCGTCGACATCCAGCTCGTCAGCCCCTCCCCGTCGCACTACCACCCCTGGACCGACGAGGAGACGGCCGAGAAGATCTCCCGGCTCGCGAACGAGGCCACCGCCGCGCACTGCGCCCACGCACCCGAGCGGCTGTACGGACTCGGACTCGTCCCGCTCCAACACCCCAAGCTCGTCGTACCCGCCCTTGAACATGCCCTGGAGCAGGGCCTGTTGGGCGTGGAGATCTCCAGCCACGCACCCGGACGGGAGCTGTCGGACCCGGCGTACGAGCCACTGTGGGCGCGCGCCGAGAAGACGGGGGCGCTTCTCTTCCTGCACCCCTTCGGCTGCACCCTCGACGAGCGGCTGAACCGCTGGTACCTGTCCAACACCGTCGGCCAGCCCACCGAGAACGCCGTCGCGCTCTCCCATCTGATCTTCTCCGGGGTCCTGGACCGGTACCCGGGGCTGAAGCTGATCGCCGCGCACGGGGGCGGCTATCTCCCCACCCACATCGGCCGCTCGGACCACGCCTGGCGGGTCCGCCCCGACGCCCGCGGCTGCGGGCGCGAGCCCAGCAGCTATCTGCGGCAGCTGTACTTCGACTCCCTCGTCCACGACCCGCACACCCTGCGGGAGCTGGTGCGGGCGGCGGGCCCGGACCGGGTGCTGCTCGGCTCCGACTTCCCCTTCGACATGGGCACCGAGGACCCGCTCGGCGCCCTGCGCGCCGCGCACCTGTCCGACGCCGACTTCCACGCCGTACGAGGCGGCAACGCCGCTGCCCTGCTCCCCAAGGAGTGA
- a CDS encoding FAD-dependent oxidoreductase: protein MGREKTVLVVGGGTSGNALTVLLRRAGIAVDLVEAKDDWNVRGSGITLQGNALRVLREIGVWEEIRAHGFCFDSVGLTAPDGTVLHINEDLRTGGDDLPATLGMQRPVLQRILTDAVRASGARVRLGTTAESITQDGTGVTVRLSDGTEHRYDLVVAADGLNSTTRAAVGIDDRPTPTGMAIWRVQAPRPAEVTRTDLAHGGPCHIAGYTPTGPDTLYAYLVEPHRDRAAIPPENYAREMSRLAEGYGGAWDEIRASITDPAQVNYTWFDQLLVEGSWHRGRVVLVGDAAHCCPPTLAQGAAMALEDAWVLAQLLTGAADWDDELLTRYHERRIERVRTVVEASVRIGQWQLDGVRGDLPGLMGTTMAALKELP from the coding sequence ATGGGAAGAGAGAAGACCGTCCTCGTCGTCGGAGGCGGAACGTCCGGCAACGCCCTGACCGTCCTGCTCCGCCGCGCGGGCATCGCCGTGGACCTCGTCGAGGCGAAGGACGACTGGAACGTGCGCGGCTCCGGCATCACCCTCCAGGGCAACGCCCTGCGCGTGCTGCGTGAGATCGGCGTCTGGGAGGAGATCCGCGCCCATGGCTTCTGCTTCGACTCCGTCGGCCTGACCGCCCCCGACGGCACCGTCCTGCACATCAACGAGGACCTCCGCACCGGCGGCGACGACCTCCCCGCCACCCTCGGCATGCAGCGGCCGGTCCTCCAGCGCATCCTCACCGACGCCGTGCGCGCCTCGGGTGCCCGCGTCCGCCTCGGCACCACCGCCGAGAGCATCACCCAGGACGGCACCGGCGTCACCGTCCGCCTCAGCGACGGCACCGAGCACCGCTACGACCTGGTCGTGGCCGCCGACGGCCTGAACTCCACGACCCGCGCGGCCGTCGGCATCGACGACAGACCCACCCCCACCGGCATGGCCATCTGGCGCGTCCAGGCACCCCGCCCCGCCGAAGTGACCCGCACCGACCTCGCCCACGGCGGCCCCTGCCACATCGCCGGATACACCCCCACAGGACCGGACACCCTCTACGCCTACCTCGTCGAACCCCACCGCGACCGCGCCGCCATTCCGCCCGAGAACTACGCGCGGGAGATGTCCCGGCTGGCCGAGGGCTACGGCGGCGCCTGGGACGAGATCCGCGCCTCGATCACCGACCCGGCGCAGGTCAACTACACCTGGTTCGACCAACTCCTCGTCGAGGGCTCCTGGCACCGGGGCCGCGTCGTCCTCGTCGGCGACGCCGCCCACTGCTGCCCGCCCACCCTGGCCCAGGGCGCCGCGATGGCCCTGGAGGACGCCTGGGTGCTGGCCCAGCTCCTCACCGGCGCCGCGGACTGGGACGACGAACTCCTCACCCGCTACCACGAGCGGCGCATCGAACGAGTCCGCACGGTCGTCGAGGCGTCCGTGCGGATCGGGCAGTGGCAGCTCGACGGCGTACGAGGCGACCTCCCCGGGCTGATGGGCACCACCATGGCCGCGCTGAAGGAACTGCCGTGA
- a CDS encoding cyclase family protein produces the protein MNRHDPEGAVAEAAKAYSNWGRWGADDVLGTLNFLDAAKRREGAALVRRGVSFSLAQRFDMDGPQKGWRRRTNPVHTMLDTGTDAALGNQGFPHGIGGADDVIAMPLQCSTQWDGLGHIFDHGRAWNGRAAEQVVTSDGDLVTGIEHMAPYVAGRGVLLDVGRVLGTDGELPDGFAITEEHLTATAEAHGVTVGRGDLVVVRTGQLTRARREGWGDYAGGAAPGLSFTTAGWLHRTEIAAVATDTWGFEVRPNEFEHAFQPLHQVAIPNMGLLIGEMWDPDALAEDCAHDGVHEFWLTAAPLPITGAVGSPVNPVAVK, from the coding sequence GTGAACCGCCACGACCCCGAGGGCGCCGTCGCCGAGGCGGCCAAGGCGTACTCCAACTGGGGGCGTTGGGGTGCGGACGACGTCCTCGGCACCCTCAACTTCCTTGACGCGGCCAAGCGCCGCGAGGGCGCCGCACTCGTCCGGCGCGGCGTGAGCTTCTCGCTGGCGCAGCGCTTCGACATGGACGGCCCGCAGAAGGGCTGGCGGCGCCGCACCAACCCCGTGCACACCATGCTGGACACCGGCACAGACGCGGCCCTCGGCAACCAGGGCTTCCCGCACGGCATCGGCGGCGCCGACGACGTGATCGCCATGCCGCTCCAGTGCTCCACCCAGTGGGACGGCCTCGGGCACATCTTCGACCACGGCAGGGCCTGGAACGGCCGCGCCGCCGAGCAGGTCGTCACCTCCGACGGTGATCTCGTCACCGGCATCGAGCACATGGCGCCGTACGTCGCCGGACGGGGCGTGCTCCTCGATGTGGGCCGAGTGCTCGGCACCGACGGCGAGTTGCCCGACGGTTTCGCCATCACCGAGGAGCACCTCACCGCGACCGCCGAGGCGCACGGCGTCACCGTCGGCCGCGGCGACCTGGTCGTCGTTCGCACCGGGCAGCTCACCCGCGCCCGCCGCGAGGGCTGGGGCGACTACGCGGGCGGCGCCGCCCCCGGCCTGTCCTTCACCACGGCCGGCTGGCTGCACCGCACCGAGATCGCGGCCGTCGCCACCGACACCTGGGGCTTCGAGGTACGGCCCAACGAGTTCGAGCACGCCTTCCAGCCGCTGCACCAGGTCGCCATCCCCAACATGGGCCTGCTCATCGGCGAGATGTGGGACCCTGACGCGCTCGCCGAGGACTGCGCGCACGACGGCGTCCACGAGTTCTGGCTCACCGCGGCACCCCTGCCCATCACCGGAGCCGTCGGCTCCCCCGTCAACCCCGTCGCAGTCAAGTGA
- a CDS encoding fumarylacetoacetate hydrolase family protein: protein MKPAAPSAPFALGTLSAPGQAPFPALVTPEQRAADLRTALGDPALTARAVFERWDEVQPRLRALAADPEAAWQPLDGLTVHAPVEPRQVFQSGANYRQHVIDLEVAHRAPDDPRTVEEARTEIAAIMDRRAAEDLPYVFIGLPSAITGPYDDVLLPAWAEQPDWELELAAVIGRPAYRVPVEEALDHIAGYTIANDLTDRATVFRRDMKAIGTDWLRSKNAPGFTPLGPWIVPAESVTDPGELRVTLKLNGETMQDESTKDMIFGVARMVSYASQAAQLLPGDLVLTGSPAGNGMHWGRLLRDGDVMEGSITGLGVQRTRCVGESA from the coding sequence GTGAAACCCGCAGCCCCTTCCGCGCCCTTCGCCCTCGGTACCCTCTCCGCCCCTGGCCAGGCCCCTTTCCCCGCCCTGGTGACTCCTGAGCAGCGTGCCGCGGACCTGCGCACCGCCCTCGGCGACCCCGCGCTGACGGCCCGCGCGGTGTTCGAGCGCTGGGACGAGGTGCAGCCCCGCCTGCGCGCCCTGGCGGCCGACCCGGAAGCCGCCTGGCAGCCCCTCGACGGTCTGACCGTGCACGCCCCCGTCGAGCCCCGCCAGGTCTTCCAGTCCGGCGCCAACTACCGGCAGCACGTCATCGATCTGGAGGTCGCCCATCGCGCGCCCGACGATCCGCGCACGGTGGAGGAGGCCCGGACCGAGATCGCCGCGATCATGGACCGGCGCGCCGCCGAGGACCTGCCGTACGTCTTCATCGGCCTGCCGAGTGCGATCACCGGTCCCTACGACGATGTCCTCCTGCCCGCCTGGGCCGAACAGCCCGACTGGGAACTGGAGTTGGCGGCGGTGATCGGCAGGCCCGCTTACCGGGTCCCCGTCGAGGAAGCCCTGGACCACATCGCCGGGTACACCATCGCCAACGACCTCACCGACCGGGCCACCGTCTTCCGCCGGGACATGAAGGCCATCGGCACCGACTGGCTGCGCAGCAAGAACGCGCCCGGCTTCACCCCGCTCGGCCCCTGGATCGTCCCGGCCGAATCGGTCACGGACCCCGGCGAACTGCGCGTCACGCTGAAGCTCAACGGCGAGACCATGCAGGACGAGTCCACCAAGGACATGATCTTCGGCGTCGCCCGCATGGTGTCGTACGCCTCCCAGGCCGCCCAACTCCTGCCCGGGGACCTGGTGCTGACGGGCAGTCCGGCCGGTAACGGCATGCACTGGGGGCGGCTGCTGCGCGACGGCGACGTCATGGAGGGGTCCATCACCGGTCTCGGCGTCCAGCGCACCCGCTGTGTGGGGGAGTCCGCGTGA
- a CDS encoding LysR family transcriptional regulator: protein MHLSGLDLNLVLSLRALLEERNVTRAGQRIGLSQPAMSAALARLRRHFDDELLSRVGGQYELTALGRALLDRTATACDLLERVFSSRADFVPGTERHEFTLLSSDYAVAVFGAELARTVHAEAPGVRLRFRRTPADVTEESGTVLSTADGLLMPHGIISGFPAVDLFADRWAFLVADSNDEVGDRLTMADLARLPWVIYQRTYDAPAARQLSMLGIDPQVEVSVDSFQVLPFLVAGTRRIALVQRRLADLLHGVAAVRVMDPPYEVVPVQEALWWHPVHTHDAAHIWLRETAARVGAGLAS from the coding sequence GTGCATCTGTCCGGCCTGGACCTCAATCTCGTGCTGTCCCTGCGTGCCCTGCTGGAGGAGCGCAACGTCACCCGGGCCGGTCAGCGCATCGGGCTCAGCCAGCCCGCGATGAGCGCGGCCCTGGCCCGGCTGCGCCGGCACTTCGACGACGAACTGCTCTCCCGCGTCGGCGGACAGTACGAACTGACCGCGCTCGGCCGGGCCCTGCTGGACCGCACCGCCACCGCCTGCGATCTCCTGGAGCGGGTCTTCAGCAGCCGGGCGGACTTCGTGCCGGGCACCGAGCGGCACGAGTTCACCCTGCTCTCCTCCGACTACGCGGTCGCGGTGTTCGGCGCCGAACTCGCCCGTACCGTGCACGCCGAGGCCCCCGGGGTACGGCTGCGCTTCCGGCGGACGCCGGCCGATGTGACGGAGGAGTCCGGGACGGTGCTCAGCACGGCCGACGGGCTGCTGATGCCGCACGGCATCATCAGCGGCTTCCCCGCCGTCGACCTGTTCGCCGACCGCTGGGCCTTCCTGGTCGCCGACTCCAACGACGAGGTCGGCGACCGGCTCACCATGGCGGACCTGGCCCGGCTGCCCTGGGTCATCTACCAGCGCACCTACGACGCGCCCGCCGCGCGGCAGTTGAGCATGCTCGGCATCGATCCGCAGGTCGAGGTGTCCGTCGACAGCTTCCAGGTGCTGCCCTTCCTGGTCGCCGGCACCCGCCGGATCGCGCTCGTGCAGCGCCGCCTCGCCGATCTGCTGCACGGTGTGGCCGCGGTGCGGGTCATGGATCCGCCGTACGAGGTGGTGCCGGTGCAGGAGGCGCTGTGGTGGCATCCGGTGCACACCCATGACGCGGCGCACATCTGGCTGCGGGAGACGGCGGCGCGGGTGGGGGCGGGGCTGGCGAGTTGA
- a CDS encoding MFS transporter: MPTPESVPGHRSRLALLMAGSCLPILGAVLIAPVLPKMRDHFEGVPGADALVPMALTVPALSLALLAPFAGVVVDRLGRKRLLVVATVLYAFLGTAPLWLDSLGAIVVGRALVGVVEAAIMTCCTTLIGDYYSGRQRDRYLALQTMCASISATAFFVLGGAAGAAGWRAPFWAYAVTLLLAPAMAVLLPRPSAERPRDQEAPVRRPFPWRPLAGTCALTVFGAVLFYTVQVEMAFLLDDMGVDDSAAIGLAIAASSAATVVGAVVFAKSGRAPETWLPGVFAVCALGFAVLWLAPNPLVLTLGAVINCFGGGIMLPSLLTLAMSRLDHSDRGRGTGLWTGSFFIGQFLCPLVVLALTAAAGTLADAMGVLAAAGALGAAGLGLAARRRRPVAAPAPVSGRP; this comes from the coding sequence ATGCCCACACCCGAGAGCGTCCCCGGCCACCGTTCACGCCTCGCGCTGCTGATGGCCGGCAGCTGTCTGCCGATCCTCGGCGCCGTGCTCATCGCCCCGGTCCTGCCGAAGATGCGTGACCACTTCGAGGGCGTCCCCGGCGCCGATGCCCTGGTCCCCATGGCGCTGACCGTCCCCGCGCTGTCGCTCGCGCTGCTGGCCCCCTTCGCCGGGGTCGTCGTCGACCGGCTCGGCCGCAAACGCCTCCTGGTCGTCGCCACCGTGCTGTACGCCTTCCTCGGCACGGCCCCGCTGTGGCTGGACTCGCTCGGCGCGATCGTCGTCGGCCGGGCGCTGGTCGGGGTGGTCGAGGCGGCCATCATGACCTGCTGCACCACGCTGATCGGCGACTACTACTCGGGGCGGCAGCGCGACCGCTACCTCGCCCTCCAGACGATGTGCGCGTCGATCTCGGCGACGGCGTTCTTCGTGCTGGGCGGCGCGGCCGGAGCGGCGGGCTGGCGCGCGCCGTTCTGGGCGTACGCCGTCACCCTGCTGCTCGCGCCCGCGATGGCCGTCCTCCTGCCGCGGCCGAGCGCCGAGCGCCCGCGGGACCAGGAGGCACCGGTGCGACGGCCCTTCCCCTGGCGCCCACTGGCCGGGACCTGCGCGCTGACCGTCTTCGGTGCCGTTCTCTTCTACACGGTCCAGGTCGAAATGGCGTTCCTGCTGGACGACATGGGCGTCGACGACTCGGCCGCCATCGGGCTCGCCATCGCCGCGTCCAGTGCGGCGACCGTCGTGGGCGCCGTTGTCTTCGCCAAGTCCGGCCGCGCACCGGAGACTTGGCTGCCGGGTGTCTTCGCGGTGTGCGCCCTGGGCTTCGCGGTGCTCTGGCTGGCGCCGAACCCGCTCGTCCTGACCTTGGGTGCCGTCATCAACTGCTTCGGCGGCGGCATCATGCTGCCGAGCCTGCTGACCCTCGCCATGTCCCGGCTCGACCACTCCGACCGGGGCCGCGGCACCGGCCTGTGGACCGGCTCCTTCTTCATCGGCCAGTTCCTCTGCCCGCTGGTGGTGCTGGCCCTGACCGCCGCCGCAGGCACCCTGGCCGACGCGATGGGCGTCCTCGCGGCCGCCGGGGCGCTCGGGGCGGCCGGGCTCGGACTCGCGGCCCGACGGCGTCGGCCGGTGGCCGCTCCGGCGCCGGTCAGTGGTCGACCGTGA
- a CDS encoding zinc-dependent alcohol dehydrogenase family protein has translation MVKAVRFHELGGPEVLRLEGVDLKNPGPGELLVRIDAIGLNRAEALFRAGHYIEPVRSFPAGLGAEAAGVVEALGPGVTGFEPGAPVSVLPAFSMNDHSVYAERAIVPAAAVVHRPAGLGPVEGAAVWMAYLTAYGALVEVGRARPGDTVVLTAAASSVGLAAIQVARRVGAVPVATTRTPAKREALLKAGASEVIVTGEEDVVQRVLAVTCGRGAEFVLDAVAGPGVLDLARVVAPDGTLFVYGALSGEATPYPGVDLGLPALNMRSYTVHETTRDPRRLRRAEAFVASGLRDGAFTPVVDRVFALDEIVEAHRWLEAGRQVGKIVVTVDH, from the coding sequence ATGGTCAAGGCGGTCCGGTTCCATGAGCTCGGTGGGCCCGAGGTGCTGCGTCTGGAGGGCGTGGACCTGAAGAACCCCGGTCCCGGAGAGCTGCTGGTGCGCATCGACGCGATCGGCCTGAACCGCGCCGAGGCATTGTTCCGCGCGGGCCACTACATAGAGCCGGTCCGGTCCTTCCCGGCCGGGCTCGGCGCGGAGGCCGCCGGAGTCGTCGAGGCGCTCGGCCCGGGCGTGACGGGGTTCGAGCCCGGTGCGCCGGTGAGCGTGCTGCCCGCCTTCTCGATGAACGACCACAGCGTCTACGCCGAGCGCGCGATCGTCCCCGCCGCAGCGGTCGTGCACCGCCCGGCAGGGCTCGGCCCGGTCGAAGGCGCCGCCGTGTGGATGGCGTATCTGACGGCGTACGGCGCACTCGTCGAGGTCGGCCGGGCGCGGCCCGGGGACACGGTCGTGCTCACCGCCGCCGCCAGCAGCGTCGGCCTGGCGGCGATCCAGGTCGCCCGCCGCGTGGGCGCGGTACCGGTCGCGACGACCCGCACCCCGGCCAAGCGTGAGGCGCTGCTGAAGGCGGGCGCGTCCGAGGTGATCGTCACCGGGGAGGAGGACGTCGTCCAACGGGTGCTCGCCGTCACCTGCGGCCGGGGCGCCGAGTTCGTCCTGGACGCCGTGGCCGGACCCGGCGTCCTGGACCTGGCCCGGGTGGTGGCCCCCGACGGGACCCTCTTCGTCTACGGCGCCCTCAGCGGCGAGGCGACCCCGTACCCCGGGGTCGACCTCGGCCTGCCCGCACTGAACATGCGCTCCTACACGGTCCACGAGACGACCCGGGACCCGCGACGGCTGCGCAGGGCCGAGGCGTTCGTCGCCTCCGGGCTGCGCGACGGCGCCTTCACCCCGGTCGTCGACCGGGTCTTCGCGCTGGACGAGATCGTCGAGGCGCACCGCTGGCTGGAGGCGGGCCGTCAGGTCGGCAAGATCGTGGTCACGGTCGACCACTGA